The region AAATTTCTTGGGGGAAAAGAAAATGGAGTTTTCCATGATTTTTATGATTAGCTTCTCTGTATTGATTTTGTGCTCCTCACTGGCATATGGTCAAGTTGCAATGAGCACAAGCCCGACACCGTCACCCTCACCGGCACCGACACCGGCATACAAAAATCTCAAAGACTTACTCTCTGTGGCAGGTCCATATCACAAGTTCCTGGACTACCTCGAATCGACTAAATTAATCGACACGTTCCAAATCCAAGCCAACAACACGGTTGAAGGCATTACGATTTTCGTACCGAAAGACAACGCATTCAAGGCTCTTAAGAAGCCTTCATTGTCAAATCTAACTGATGATCAGCTCAAATCAGTGCTCCTTTTCCATGCCTTGCCACGATACTATGCCCTTGCGGACTTCAATGACCTAAGTGAGAGAGGCCCTATTAGTACACTTGCTGGTGGCCAATACACTTTGCAATTCAACGACGATTCTGGTACCGTCCGCCTCGATTCCGGATGGAGCAAAGCAAAAGTCACCAGCGCAGTACACACGTCCAAGCCAGTCGCAGTCTATCAAGTCGATAAGGTCCTTCTTCCGGAGGCCATTTTCGGGACCGACATACCTCCGACACCTGCACCTGCCCCGGCTCTTGGTATTAGCCCATCAGCTGACACTCCATCAGCAGCAAAATCCGAAGAAACTGGTTCCTCATCAAAGCCTTCGTCTTCGGGTTCATCCTCACCTAGGATCATGATGAACTCGGGCATTTGGACTCTGCTGGTTTTGGCATTCTTAGGTGGATGGCTGGTTCTATTTTTCTGAGATGTTATAATTTTATGTTATGGGGTTCTCAATTTACTGTGATTTTTAGACCCCATTTTCTTTCATATGTATGTTACTGTGTGTTATTATAAAAAGAATGTTATTGTGTGTTAAGAATATGGTTGTGTTAtaattaccatttcaattttaacGGAGTTTAGCCTTAAATCTCTGTTTTTCACTTGTTCATACTTGTTTCTAAGTTTGGCCCCATCTAAACTATTTGGTGACTGAGAGCTTAGGAAAGAAAATCTCCTAGCAGGGGGCAAAGCAGAAAAAACTTTtaggaaattaaattataaattcttttttGAAGGGTTAAAATGCAACTGGATAAACTACACcgttagtcactaaattatggttaagtttttgtttttgtcaCTGAACTAAAAGAAGTTATAATTTGGTTACTGAACTATTCTAAAGTTTTCATATAAGTCATTGGTTAAAACCGATGCTATATGGGTTTCTCTGTTCGCACTACctgcaccaatcgaaagctctctttcccattctcttctatagtttagattgttttcatgaaacaactttagatatcacaaatttgagaaccaaaattcaaacaactatTTTCTCCGATCTCCGACACTGATTAtcagatcgacttggatctaaggtatgttcttttactcatcaatggtaactggCCCACTGTATCAATCATCAAATCGTTACTTGGAGCTCGCTGTCAGAacttttttttaaggaaaaaacttaacaacccattgacttaaataaaaactttcgaatagttcagtgaccaaattgtaactattttttcaattaagtggccaaaacaaaaatttacccataatttaatgactaatgtTATAGTTACCCAatgcaattttatcattatattaatttaaaattttataatttttgaaggaAACTATTGCTATTTTGCCATTTTTGGGAATCAAGACATATATCAATCCCAAGCCTAGATCAAAACCTTGATAATATTAGCAATGATAGAGATCTTGGGACTTTGATGCCCCAACTCTCACTTTGCATAAATCATCCGTAGGTTGTCTTCATATTTATTCTAACTTAAATTCTACCATACATGAGTCTGCTTCATAACTATTCTAATTTAGCTTTAAACAGTAATTCAATTGTACACTGTGATGCTTGATTCTATTTATAATTAATtcagatatatattatttataattgaaATTCTACTTATACACTAAAAATATACTTTATCATATATAACATCTCTTATTTGCTTTGCTTCCTATCATTGTCAACCATGGATGATGGAACTCAATGAAACACATGTATACTGATTGAAAGCAAGTAAGATGATAAGGTAACATGCTCTTTTCATCCCTTGTTAATTcaaatattctttttaaatatttgtgtCTAATTTTCATTTGACATGTTTTTGGAATGAGTACTGTAACACCTTTATGCTTGTTCCAACCCTTGGAACTTGATATAGGAATATTATATTTGGTGTCAAAGAGACTCTGGCTAATCACTAAGAAATTTGAACATTTAATGATAAGATTTTAACTTATACAACTCGATATTATCATTACGGACATTCGGGTACATTATTGGTTAACTGATTACATTTGGAAATGTAACAAATATGATTTTCACTTAAAACAAGGGGAAAGTGTCGTACTAAATCATAAGGTATTGATACCTAAAACAAGGTATTTGTACCCCTGACAAGAATCGATACTAAAACCGACTTctggaattaaaattttttaaatcaaagttCAGGTATTGTTTCCAGGCTTTAGGTATCGATACCAAGGTGTGGTAGCGATGGTAGTGTTACCAAGGtgtggtattgataccaaattgaaatcatgttttcaaaaatcttGAAATTAAGCTCCAGGTATCAATACCTAACCTCTTGGTATCGATTCCTTAAGTTAATTTAGTCAAAATACCTTGAAAATTTTGCTAAACCCCTGCAAGATTATGAAATCAATCCAACaacttaaaatcattttaaaatagttCAAAACATTCCAATATGACCCCATTTATCCATAATTCATAACGCATTCATTTCTATTAGCATCAAACTTGTGGAATCAAACtttaaacatactataattttatataaattcaacttaaacaaagttcacacaattaacaatttagtcctttctactAAAATCTACTTGTTAAGCCTAAGTACATGCCATACTATCATCAAATATAAAATCGTACTCTTAATCAAGCTTTAAGATGTGATGAGACGAGCAAGTCTCGGACCACTTCTAGCTTCCTTTTCGATTTCAACCTACGCATTAAAAGAAAATGCGTTAAGCTAAAATAGGTTAGGAATTACTGCAAGAATTTAATCGTAAGCCTAAAGGTATATTTTGAAACATAGTATTAATAAAGAATTATGTACATGTCAAATGTCAATTTATTATATGAATACTTGTACCAATAATCATGCTTGTTCAAATATACACTTACTGATTTGTATTTCATTCCTAAGGCCTAAAGTAAACTTAACAGAACAGTTAGGATAGacgaaacaaaacaaaacatcGTCGAAGCGAATAATAGAACACCGCCAAAGTGGATAACAGAACAACGCTGAAGCGGATAAACAAAGAGCACACTAAAtattccttaatggcatgccactaccATCCTAATAGTTCTAATTTTGTCTACTTGAGcttaacatcaaatattttatcttggcattcattttaatttcatccatatttttataaattatgcaTATAACTTGTAATTCACCATACTAGTAGTATTCATAACATAGTCACTTTTACATATATTTCACTATACCATTTTATTATTGACATTAACTCTCTTATAGCATTTTTTactttcattacaatttagtcctctttaATACcactacatattttttaaaattaaatcatctAAATAACAATTTCTACTaataatatctaaaaaaaaatagGATTAAACCCTTGTAGCACTTACAACTAAGGCTTGATTGTagattttcttctttcttcactCCTTGGCTACACATTTTCCTTTGTCTACAATTTAGTTCTCTTCTTTTGTTCTCTTTTACTTCGTTTCATgacaaacataaaatatttacTTGTTAATACCATAACCATATGACATATCTATGCACAACTAATGAAACTATCATGAATATCATGAAAAATCTTTATCTTCTTACCTTGATTTCTTGATGTTACAAACTAACCCTAACTTTCTCTCTCTTCCTAAACAATTATTGACTTTCTTTTCATGAAATTAAGGTATCTACTAGTCTCCTCTAATGATTTAACCAAGAAAGCATGAAAAAAAATGTGGACAAAAGCTTAGAGGGCtgaaaaatggtgaaaatgaCTTGAATGGAATTAAAACAAAAGTTTGATGCAGAGGGTGTACAAGGTGACGGTTTTGCTTCCCAAAGAAGGATTATGACTTTCATCTTCCTTTTTTTTCCAACTTCTATACCTTTCTACTAAAATATCTATCTACTAAACAATTAGTTTAATAGTTTTGTTATTAAGTTCACCAATCACCAAttgtcacaatttaatcctttaaccatTAAGTTTCcataattatctaatttttctAATTACCTCTTTAACCTTTAACCCCCTcccctttttttttacaattccTTTCATGAGTCATGGCTTATTTAGATAAAAATTGCACCTCTAGTCATTCTTCCGTTTTCATCAAATCTATGTCATTAATTTAGacttttaatttcacattttgatCCCAATACTTCCCATTTTCCTACAATTTAGTCAATACTACAAGTTAACTCTTCTCGTTTCAAAAACACTCCGAACCCTCTACTAGTTTCAAATAGATTCCGCACTATCACACTAATAttcctaataaatttattttaaaaaattctctacTATTATCAACCCAACATGCTACTATACCACCCACTGTACCTTGAAGATGTTACAAGTACGGTCCAGCTCAATCCGAATACACAAATGAACTAAGAAAAAATTGATATTGATATtcgaatttgttttatttaaatctaCCAAATGTGTTTTGGGTTATATCAATATAGATCGAATTgcattttcaaattatttacgGTTATATCAATATAGATTGAAGTTTAGAAGATTTTGAGTCTAcgttattttaaatttgaatttttctgAATTAAATCGTTTATTCGAATCATTTTAACGAATAATTTCGAATTATATGGTTAAATTGTTTTAGAATTTTGTTTTCCGGGTAACAAAGTCCATATTTAGATTAGTGAATAATATATGGCAACGTTGAACAAACGTCAAATGAAGAAAGAGAAGGAATCATAGGAAATGAAAATGAAGCATTGAAAGTCAAGAAATGAATGAAATACCTCGGGCGCAATGCATGCCCTCCGACACGCtctacccttttctttttttctcctctCGAAAATCTTCACCTTAATTTTATTAGGTTAGCTTAACgtgtatttgtaaatatttattatgatttttttaaaattaatacacgtgaaaagaatatatttattaaaaataatgtaaaaatcaAATAGAATCTCATGTGTTTACCTAATAGTCAGGGTGTTCACTGCCTCAAGTGTAGTCTAAGTTTGAGTCATACTAGTCGCATTATTGTTAAGGTTTTGCCCTCCTcttataatttaccaaaaaaaatatataagaatcaAATAAAGCTTAATTGAGATGTTGAAACtgaaagtttaaaatttataatattttaagttgaaaattggttgtttgtaaattttatttaatttatataaaaataaaaaaataaaatatattctaataataatataaattttttttaaaaattacttttaatcaatttttaattaaGGTTATGTTTAATAAACTGGAAAATTAATTGTTGAAAAAATAAGTGTTGAATTTAAGCTATAAAATATGtttagtattttattaaaaattaaatatagaatataattagattgtttgataaaagataatataatcttataaatgaaataaaataaaataaaaagtcattgaatttattttctattaagtTGTAAGTAGGTCCTTATCTACTTATCATTTTCTACACTTTTTgtagaaagaaaattttatttatttgtttttattgtgaGTTACCAAAtgtctttaaaaaaatttaagttgttgaaaatattaattttcactTGATTGAATTTTTCAACGCTTTATCATATAGAACCTAAGTTAGTAACGTTTTAAGtataatataaattaagaatatttaaattattttattaggtTAGTTTAACGAGTTGTTCTCAGGGTTAAATCACTTTTTAGGACTTAAACTTGGTAAATGTTCTCACATTGgacctgaatttttttttgtccaagttaggtcatgaacttgacaattgttctcacattggggcttggatttttttttatcaaagttaggcCCTGAATGTGGCAATTGTTTCAACATTAGAGTTTTCTTATTTATAAGATAGTCCTTGAAAACCTTAAAGTTCAGGCCTTAATACAagaataattgtcaagttcatgCTCCAATGTGAGAATAATTGCCAAAATCAAggcctaacttggacaaaaaaaagttcaagccccaATATGAAAATAGTTGCCAAGTTCAAACCCCAAATAGtgatttaaccattttttatttattactttatttttttcccttgcatttaatacattatttttgtttgattttaaaaattgacaataaattatttaaaaacaaaatttttacttcGAACTGGtcctaaatttaaattaaataagttttaaaatattttatttaaatttaataacatatataagttaaaataaaatttactttttatttctttctaaacaGTAAAACATGTAATTTAGGAAATGGGAAGGTTTGAATTTTTCTTTAGAATTGGATCATGATCCGACTTGACCCATAACCACTTCTATTATCTCATTAGATTTGTTTTAGGGTTAGATTATTCACCAAAGTCTAAAAGTCTACTTATATTGTCGTAGGgcttggataaaaatattaaactcgaaaaaataatttgaataaaaaattagattCGTTTAAAATATGATTTGGGTTTGAGCTCCATTATTGAAACTCAAACTCAACTTgacccatttttaagtttataacaaatttttatttatttttttacataatttatatcaaatgaaaattaaataatgcaagtattaaaaatatattaagtttATGTCaaggaatttaataaaaaaattagcctTTAACACCCCTTTTGGCCCATGTATTAGAGCTAAACTATCACTTgggaatttaataaaaattagcctttaataaaatgtttattagGAATTTTAGAGTTTTTCTGAAAAATTAtagaattttatgaaaaatttaagaattttatgttttttttacttaaaaactagatatttcttaaaaatataaagatgcaaaaaaaatactaaattttccaaaaagaaaaaaaaacaccataaaattctttaaaacattattaaaattttccaaaaacctAAAATTCCAAACaaacacatttttttaaaattttatgaaaaattttaaattttttttgaactttttcatgcttataattttttaaaaaatatataaatttcaaaattagattataattttctaagttttaatattttttcgggattttttattttcatgaatttataatttttaagtaatttttgcCACGTGGCAATTTTCATTGGTTGGTTTAAATTTTGTAACAAAAAATCAGGTTGGGGTAACAATGTTATACATAATGAAAGTACAGGGGCCAAATactaataaacaaaatataagtaTAAAAGTGATAATTTAACTATAATACAGGGGCTAAAAGAGGTATTAAgccaaaaatatataatgatagtaaagatatatatattaaataaaaataattatttttataaaaatagggAAGACCTAATTAAACTTAGGTTAGCCACTTATTAACAAAATCTAACGCTGGATTAAATTAGACTtagataattatgcataataatTCTCATACTATTTTATGAATTATTGAATCTCATGCAAGGTTTCTTGAAAAGAATACTATATTAATTGAcaatgaatgattttatttatcattttcaatatattttttatacaacaCCTTCAACTATTCATATTCTCTCCCCAATTTTTAAATAGAAGGAAAAATATACTTCAGCACGCTCGAATTCACGTCCTCTTATTCTGATAATAATGCCAATACCAACCGAGTTAAGACATCATTTTCAATATATTGAATAGGATATTAGTACTATTTATATATAAAGTAAATTTAAATAGGGTCTATAGAGCAATTATTAATAAGCTCTCTTATATTAAAAGGCCATAATTGataattaatttcatacattttaaTAGAGTGAAATTTGTAACTTAAAATAgtgttgaataaaaaaattgaaaaaatcgaAAATCGATTCAAATCAGTGATATTTGGATTATTTTTAGTTCAtgaatttaaaattgaaattattcaaattgaataaaaatttatttttattgaatttgtagttaattttaaatttaaaaagtgaaaataaattaaataaaaaatatttttcaaaaaaagaattatataaaaGTTATTGGCTactttttatttacttgaaaatttaaatacttaaaagcACCAATTTAAATTTATCTCAACCTTTAGAGGGCATTTGGTACAATAGAAAGTTATTATTTTCCTATGAATTTAATTGGTCGGAATGTAATTCCAACATTTGGTATGCAAAAATTAGTTTACTTTTCTTGGAATTTAACATTTCCTTAGGAGTTACTTTCCCACTAGTAATGAAGAGTGGCTCACTCGATAATTTATGGCAGAGTTACTTTTCCACgtagattgaaaataaaaaaaatgttatgacAAAAAAGAAAACACGCATGTTATTTATCCCCGTTCTTTGGTCTCTAAACTTCAATTCATTATTCTAAAGCAACGTTTTTTTATGATCTTATTCCCAATATGTAAATTTTACtctacaaatatatatatatatatgaatatacttgaATTTATACATTGTAAAGTAAAAAATTGTAGTTAAGTTAATAAAGATGAGAAAATCATATTTTCTggattaattcaaatattttttaagaataaaaattattcaaaatattaaaatacattaatatcaTCTTTCATTTAATAaagtaattttataaaacaaCATCCTCGTAAAAGTGTTGAATATTTTCTAATGTATATCAAACATTATAAAGTGacttttttagtaaaaatatttcaataaatcACAATCGATTGGAATCCAAGGGAAAACAATAgagggataaatattaaaattatacatgaactttgatacAATTTTCAGTGTTATACATCAACTTTAATTTGGTACATTTGTAtacttcaaattttaattttggttctaTTTTCACATTTCACTTATCTGTTATTTATATGACACGATTTTCATTAAGTCATATATAGATTGCTGAAATAACATTTTATTAGGTTAAAAATATACacgtaaattaaaattattttcacttagattaaaaaaaaaagatttctttAGGGGGAAATAAGAAACCCTTTTCTCAAGTgcgtttatttttttaatctagataaaaataattaaaattattgtatattttaaacctaataaaatgttattttagcAATTTATATATAACTTAACGAAAAATTATGTCACGTCGATAACAGGTCAGTAACATATGAAAactgaaacaaaattaaaatttgatgtaTACAAATACACCAAAATAAAATTGACATATGACAttacaaattatattaaaattgatgtataaatttaatattttttaaaaaatatattaaagcacTCACTAACTAATATATTAATAGTAAAATGAAGATTGGTTTATTTTAATCATGGAAACAACCAAATTAAAGCACATGTCACCCTCAATCTAAAGTATAATTAATAGGGCCAAAAAGGGGAAAAAACAAATTAGGTAAATTGCATATTAATTTAAGAGTTTAAAAGTCAAAAACAAtttaaggattttattttattttattttaaggtgTTTGGTTTCCAAACTAACCTACTATTTCTTCACGTATGCTCATGTTAGCATGAcctaataattattttgttataatttatattttagtatattcggatcgtttttttatatttttcgtgTTTGATTTATGTTTTGGGTTCGTGGTTATTCTTCtcaataattttatctttaagattCGAACCTCGTTTTCCCATTAAGAATGTAATATGTCTTAACATTACACTCAATACTTATTGGTGTATTTTTGGATTCAAAGTAAACGCAACATAAATTATTAAACATTTATCTTGTATAatcctttaattttaattttaattctactGTTTGAAGTTAGGTTATCCCATTTAAATGAAaattgggggaaaaacaaaggCAAATCTAttgggctggcatgggccccaaccctcctaaaatagaaaattataatttaaatcctctaatttttttaaattttaaattaataaaagtaaaattatactttgaccccttaaaattataaaaattcgatttaatcatttaaaaattataaaaatagactataaaaaattaaaacttcttTCACCCCCTAAAAAATGGTTCCCCTCGCCCGGGGAAAAGTGAAAATTTTGTAGGTGACCATTTGACAAGGTAAAGGCCCTTTAATTAATGTTCATTAACAGGCCTAAAAAAGTTAAATAGATATATAGCTATTAAACCTACTTAATGACATTAAATTAAAGAGAAggatttatttctaaaaatttaataatatgattatACTATATATTACGTCATTAAagaggaaaaataaatattagagCATGTAAAAATTGACCAAAACTATATACTATTTCATTGCTGTAGATTTCATAAACCAAAAggaaaaattaatcaaaaaaaatCACCAGAAAGA is a window of Gossypium hirsutum isolate 1008001.06 chromosome D08, Gossypium_hirsutum_v2.1, whole genome shotgun sequence DNA encoding:
- the LOC107916286 gene encoding fasciclin-like arabinogalactan protein 7; translation: MEFSMIFMISFSVLILCSSLAYGQVAMSTSPTPSPSPAPTPAYKNLKDLLSVAGPYHKFLDYLESTKLIDTFQIQANNTVEGITIFVPKDNAFKALKKPSLSNLTDDQLKSVLLFHALPRYYALADFNDLSERGPISTLAGGQYTLQFNDDSGTVRLDSGWSKAKVTSAVHTSKPVAVYQVDKVLLPEAIFGTDIPPTPAPAPALGISPSADTPSAAKSEETGSSSKPSSSGSSSPRIMMNSGIWTLLVLAFLGGWLVLFF